A genomic region of Gossypium hirsutum isolate 1008001.06 chromosome D01, Gossypium_hirsutum_v2.1, whole genome shotgun sequence contains the following coding sequences:
- the LOC107928922 gene encoding E3 ubiquitin-protein ligase UPL3 isoform X1 has product MEFRTRKRAEAFTAAPSSSSSSFDPTVRSNKRVRLSSSSAVATTTGTRVSRASGFLMDSVTAESSSGSRGGSGEDNRTVSESLNLVSDKGKEKEEDLRISDRETDRDSGDNNESNSNHLEGSSGLNMETSGGDEDDHNDNRGDVGSLQQNLTSASSALQGLLRKLGAGIDDFLPSSPMGSSSSSHQNGRLKRILSGLSADGEEGRQVEALIELCEILSIGTEESLSTFSVDLFVPVLVGMLNHESNPDIMILAARALTHLCDVMPSSCAAVVHYGAVSSFCAKLLTIEYIDLAEQSLLALKKISQEHPTPCLRAGALMAVLSYLDFFATGVQRVALSTAANMCRNLPSDAADYVMDAVPPLTNLLQYHDSKVLEHASVCLTRISEAFASSPDKLDELCSHGLVTQAASLISTSNSGSGQGSLSTPTYTGLIRLLSTCASGSPVGAKTLLMLGISGILKDILVGSDISANSAVPPTLSRPAEQIFEIVNLANELLPPLPQGAISLPASSNIFFKGSIVKESPTSSSEKEDITDGNASEVSAREKLLHEQPDVLQQFGMDLLPVLIQIYGSSVNTSIRHKCLSVIGKLMYFSSAEMIQNLLSVTNLSSFLAGILASKDPHVLVPSLKVAEILLEKLPATFSKMFVREGVVHAVDQLVLIGNQNNTPSLASYVEKDNDSVSGMSSRSRRYRRRSYNSNPEGTSVEESKNPASLNIGSPPSSVETPTTNLRTVVSGCAKAFKDKYFPSEPGAVEFGMTEELLHLKNLCMKLNAGVDDQKTKAKGKSKDSGSPLADISAAKEEYLIGVISEILAELSKGDGVSTFEFIGSAVVAALLNYFSCGYFSKGIISDGNLPKLRHQALKRFKLFISVALPSSVDDRSIAPMVVLVQKLQNALSSVEHFPVVFSHASRSSGGSARLSFGFSALSQPFKLRLCRAHGEKSLRDYSSSIVLIDPLASLATVEDFLWQRVQRSDTAQKLSISVGNAESGNTSSGAATSSPSTTTPASDTRRHFSRSRSSVSIGDAATKEPSSQENSTRSSKGKGKVVLEMAQERLRGPQTRNAACRRAALGKDDPMKPVTGVSTSEDEESDTFPVEVNDVWGVEDDDISDDEEDRHEDVLRDDSFPVCMPDKVHDVKLGDSAEDGKPASAISDSQINTASGSSSRAAAVKCSDSADFRSAYGSKGAMSFAAAAAMAGLGSVNGRRIRGGRGLEGQHPFGSSNEPPKLIFTAGGKQLKRHFTIYQAIQGQLVLDEDEDDERCAVSDISSEGSRLWSDIYTITYQRADSQADRSSVGGSGSTTESNSTKSGSSSSNSVPQTHRMSLLDSILQGELPCDLERSNPTYNILALLRVLEGLNQLAHRLRFQIFSDNFAEGKISNLDELILTGSRVPSEEFINGKLTPKLARQMQDALVLCSGNLPSWCYQLTKSCPFLFPFETRRQYFYSTAFGLSRALYRLQQQQSADGHGSTNEREVRVGRLQRQKVRISRDRILDSAAKVMKMYSVQKAVLEVEYFGEVGTGSGPTLEFYTLLSHELQKFELGMWRSNSTWNKSLMEIDGDEKKEGKTAGSTTIDGVMIQAPLGLFPRPWQLNADASEGSEFSKLIEYFRLVGRVMAKALQDGRLLDLPLSTSFYKLVLGEELDLHDIPSFDSEFGKILLELHLIVCQKKYLELMGDDSGDAIADLRFRGAPIEFLCLDFTLPGHPDYILKPGDETVDINNLEEYISLVVDATVKTGIMRQMEAFRAGFNQVFDIASLQIFTPQELDYLLCGRRELWEAETLADHIKFDHGYTAKSPVIINLLEIMGEFAPDQQRAFCQFVTGAPRLPPGGLAVLNPKLTIVRKHSSPSESVDDDLPSVMTCANYLKLPPYSTKEILYKKLLYAISEGQGSFDLS; this is encoded by the exons ATGGAATTTCGGACCCGGAAGCGGGCGGAGGCATTCACAGCTgccccttcttcttcttcttcttcctttgatcCTACAGTTCGCTCTAACAAGCGCGTTCGTTTGTCTTCCTCCTCTGCCGTTGCTACCACCACCGGGACTCGCGTTTCACGGGCTTCCGGTTTCTTAATGGACTCCGTTACAGCGGAATCTTCATCTGGTTCCCGCGGAGGTTCCGGCGAAGACAACCGAACCGTAAGTGAAAGTCTGAATCTCGTCTCCGATAAAGGTAAGGAAAAGGAGGAGGATTTAAGGATTTCGGATAGAGAGACTGATAGGGATAGTGGAGATAATAACGAGAGTAATTCGAATCATCTTGAGGGAAGCTCAGGGTTAAATATGGAGACCTCTGGAGGCGATGAGGATGATCATAATGACAACAGAGGCGACGTGGGGAGTTTGCAACAGAATCTGACGTCAGCGAGCAGCGCATTACAAGGCTTGTTGAGGAAGTTGGGTGCCGGAATTGATGATTTTCTTCCCTCATCGCCAATGGGCTCATCGTCGTCATCTCATCAAAATGGGAGGTTGAAGAGGATTCTGTCTGGATTGAGTGCTGATGGGGAGGAAGGGAGGCAAGTTGAGGCGTTGATAGAGCTCTGTGAGATTCTTTCAATTGGGACTGAGGAGTCATTGAGCACGTTTTCTGTGGATTTGTTCGTTCCCGTTCTCGTTGGAATGCTTAATCATGAGAGTAACCCTGATATTATGATTCTTGCGGCAAGGGCGCTTACTCATTTATGTGATGTGATGCCTTCTTCCTGTGCTGCTGTGGTGCATTATGGTGCAGTTTCATCTTTTTGCGCTAAGTTGCTTACAATAGAGTATATAGACTTGGCTGAACAG TCTCTGCTAGCCTTGAAGAAGATATCTCAAGAACACCCAACTCCCTGTTTGCGAGCTGGTGCTCTCATGGCAGTGCTTTCATACCTGGATTTCTTCGCCACTGGAGTTCAg CGTGTGGCTCTATCTACTGCTGCAAATATGTGCAGGAATCTCCCTTCAGATGCAGCTGACTATGTAATGGATGCTGTACCACCATTAACAAATCTTTTGCAGTATCATGATTCAAAG GTGTTGGAGCACGCTTCTGTTTGTCTGACCCGTATTTCTGAAGCCTTTGCATCTTCCCCGGATAAATTAGATGAGTTGTGCAGCCATGGGTTGGTTACTCAAGCTGCATCTCTCATTTCCACAAGTAATTCTGGCAGTGGTCAGGGATCTTTGAGCACACCAACATATACG GGCTTAATCCGGCTGCTTTCAACATGTGCAAGTGGGTCTCCTGTTGGAGCAAAAACTTTACTTATGCTTGGGATCAGTGGTATCCTGAAAGATATACTGGTAGGTTCTGACATCTCTGCTAACTCAGCTGTTCCACCGACGTTAAGCAGACCAGCTGAGCAG atttttgaGATTGTCAATCTGGCAAATGAGCTTCTTCCTCCATTGCCTCAAGGAGCCATCTCCCTCCCTGCCAGCTCTAATATATTTTTCAAAGGATCTATTGTGAAGGAGTCTCCTACTAGTAGCTCTGAGAAGGAAGACATCACTGATGGAAATGCTTCTGAGGTTTCAGCCCGAGAGAAATTGTTGCATGAACAACCCGACGTTCTCCAGCAATTTGGCATGGACCTACTTCCTGTTCTTATACAG ATTTATGGTTCCAGTGTCAATACCTCTATTCGCCACAAATGTCTCTCAGTTATTGGAAAACTTATGTATTTCAGCAGTGCAGAGATGATTCAGAATCTATTGAGTGTGACAAATTTATCAAG CTTTTTGGCTGGTATTTTAGCATCGAAAGATCCACATGTCTTGGTTCCTTCCCTTAAGGTTGCAGAGATCCTATTGGAAAAGCTTCCTGCAacattctccaaaatgtttgtcagAGAGGGTGTGGTTCATGCTGTGGACCAGCTTGTATTAATTGGTAATCAAAATAACACTCCTTCTCTAGCATCTTATGTTGAGAAGGATAATGACTCTGTATCTGGAATGTCATCGCGTTCCAGGCGTTACAGACGACGCAGTTATAACTCAAATCCTGAAGGAACTTCAGTGGAGGAGTCTAAGAATCCAGCATCTTTAAATATTGGTTCTCCTCCTAGTTCAGTCGAAACCCCTACAACAAATCTTCGTACCGTTGTAAGTGGATGTGCTAAAGCATTCAAAGATAAGTATTTCCCCTCTGAGCCTGGTGCTGTTGAATTTGGTATGACTGAAGAGCTTCTACACTTAAAAAATctttgcatgaaattgaatgcTGGTGTTGATGATCAAAAGACTAAGGCAAAAGGAAAATCTAAAGATTCTGGGTCTCCATTGGCTGATATTTCTGCTGCCAAGGAAGAATATTTGATTGGGGTGATCTCTGAGATTCTAGCAGAACTGAGCAAGGGGGATGGTGTATCCACTTTTGAGTTTATTGGTAGTGCTGTTGTTGCAGCCTTGTTAAACTATTTTTCTTGCGGATACTTCTCCAAGGGGATAATTTCAGATGGAAACCTGCCCAAGCTTCGCCACCAAGCCCTTAAAagatttaaattatttatcagTGTTGCACTTCCTTCTAGTGTGGATGACAGAAGTATTGCTCCTATGGTTGTCCTGGTTCAGAAGCTTCAAAATGCTTTATCATCAGTAGAGCATTTCCCTGTAGTTTTTAGCCATGCCTCCAGGTCATCTGGTGGGAGTGCACGCCTCTCTTTCGGATTTAGTGCATTATCTCAGCCTTTTAAGTTGCGTCTTTGTCGAGCCCATGGAGAGAAATCTCTTCGTGATTATTCATCAAGTATTGTGTTGATTGACCCATTAGCAAGTCTAGCAACTGTAGAAGATTTTCTTTGGCAACGAGTTCAACGAAGTGATACTGCTCAGAAGCTCTCCATTTCTGTAGGAAATGCTGAATCTGGGAACACATCTAGTGGGGCTGCTACTTCTTCTCCATCTACCACAACTCCTGCTTCGGACACTCGTCGTCATTTTTCAAGGTCCAGATCATCTGTTAGTATAGGAGATGCAGCCACAAAGGAACCATCATCACAGGAAAACAGCACAAGATCGTCAAAGGGAAAAGGTAAGGTAGTTTTGGAGATGGCACAAGAGAGGTTGAGAGGACCTCAGACAAGAAATGCTGCTTGTAGAAGAGCTGCTCTGGGTAAAGATGATCCAATGAAACCTGTAACTGGTGTCTCTACTTCTGAG GATGAAGAATCGGACACATTTCCTGTGGAGGTTAATGATGTTTGGGgggttgaagatgatgatatttCTGATGATGAAGAAGATAGGCATGAAGAT GTGCTCAGAGATGATTCTTTTCCTGTTTGCATGCCAGACAAAGTTCATGATGTGAAATTGGGTGATTCAGCTGAAGATGGCAAACCTGCCTCGGCCATTAGTGATAGCCAAATAAATACAGCTTCAGGATCTAGCAGCAGAGCAGCTGCTGTTAAGTGCTCAGACTCTGCTGATTTTAGGAGTGCTTATGGCTCAAAGGGTGCTATGTCGTTTGCAGCAGCTGCTGCCATGGCTGGGCTAGGAAGTGTAAATGGTAGACGTATTAGGGGAGGTAGAGGTCTAGAAGGGCAGCATCCATTTGGTAGTTCTAATGAGCCTCCAAAATTGATATTTACCGCTGGTGGTAAGCAGCTCAAAAGGCATTTTACAATCTATCAGGCCATCCAGGGACAGCTTGTGTTGGATGAGGATGAGGATGATGAAAGATGTGCTGTTAGTGATATTTCTAGTGAGGGAAGCAGACTGTGGAGTGACATCTACACAATAACATATCAGAGGGCAGACAGCCAAGCTGACCGATCATCTGTTGGGGGATCAGGTTCTACTACAGAATCCAATTCTACTAAATCTGGTTCTTCCAGCTCCAACTCTGTTCCCCAAACTCATAGAATGTCACTTTTGGACAGCATCTTGCAAGGGGAACTTCCTTGTGATCTAGAAAGATCTAACCCTACTTATAATATATTGGCACTGTTGCGTGTGTTAGAGGGTTTGAATCAGCTTGCGCATCGATTAAGGTTTCAGATATTTTCCGACAATTTTGCTGAGGGGAAAATTTCAAATCTAGATGAGTTGATTCTCACTGGTTCTAGAGTTCCTTCTGAGGAATTTATTAATGGTAAGCTCACTCCAAAACTGGCTAGGCAAATGCAGGATGCCCTTGTTCTCTGCAGTGGAAACCTTCCGTCCTGGTGTTACCAGTTGACAAAGTCATGcccctttttatttccttttgagACACGAAGGCAGTACTTTTATTCAACTGCCTTTGGGTTGTCTCGTGCATTATATCGTCTTCAGCAACAGCAGAGTGCCGATGGCCATGGGTCAACTAATGAGAGAGAGGTGAGGGTTGGTAGATTACAGCGGCAAAAAGTTCGCATCTCCCGGGACCGCATTTTGGATTCTGCTGCAAAAGTAATGAAGATGTATTCTGTTCAAAAAGCTGTTCTTGAAGTTGAATACTTTGGAGAAGTTGGAACTGGATCGGGTCCTACTTTGGAGTTCTATACACTTTTAAGTCATGAGTTGCAAAAGTTTGAACTTGGAATGTGGAGGTCAAATTCTACATGGAATAAGTCATTAATGGAAATTGATGGTGatgaaaagaaagaaggaaaaactGCTGGTTCCACTACCATTGATGGAGTTATGATTCAAGCTCCTTTAGGGTTGTTCCCTCGACCTTGGCAGCTAAATGCTGATGCTTCTGAAGGTAgtgaattttctaaattaattgaGTATTTCCGGCTGGTGGGGCGTGTGATGGCAAAAGCTCTTCAAGATGGACGGCTTTTAGACCTGCCTCTATCAACATCATTTTATAAACTTGTGCTTGGTGAA GAGCTTGATTTGCATGATATCCCGTCATTTGACTCCGAGTTTGGGAAAATTTTGCTAGAATTACATCTTATTGTTTGTCAAAAGAAATATTTAGAATTGATGGGTGATGACAGTGGTGATGCAATTGCTGATTTACGCTTCCGTGGAGCCCCAATAGAATTCCTTTGTCTGGACTTTACACTTCCTGGCCATCCGGACTACATATTGAAGCCAGGGGATGAAACT GTGGATATCAACAACTTGGAGGAATACATATCTTTGGTGGTTGATGCAACTGTCAAGACTGGAATTATGCGGCAAATGGAGGCATTTAGAGCTGGATTTAATCAG GTTTTTGATATTGCTTCATTACAAATATTTACTCCGCAAGAGTTGGACTATTTGCTGTGCGGTCGCAGAGAGTTGTGGGAG GCTGAGACACTTGCTGATCACATAAAATTTGATCACGGATATACCGCAAAGAGCCCAGTGATCATTAAT TTACTCGAAATTATGGGAGAATTTGCACCAGATCAGCAACGGGCCTTCTGCCAATTTGTTACTGGTGCCCCCAGACTTCCACCTGGTGGTCTGGCAGTGCTGAATCCTAAACTGACCATTGTTAGAAAG CATTCTTCGCCCTCGGAATCAGTTGATGACGACTTGCCCAGTGTCATGACTTGTGCTAATTACTTGAAGCTTCCTCCATATTCTACCAAG gaaattttgtataaaaaattactaTATGCAATCAGTGAAGGGCAAGGGTCTTTTGATTTATCATGA
- the LOC107928922 gene encoding E3 ubiquitin-protein ligase UPL3 isoform X2 translates to MEFRTRKRAEAFTAAPSSSSSSFDPTVRSNKRVRLSSSSAVATTTGTRVSRASGFLMDSVTAESSSGSRGGSGEDNRTVSESLNLVSDKGKEKEEDLRISDRETDRDSGDNNESNSNHLEGSSGLNMETSGGDEDDHNDNRGDVGSLQQNLTSASSALQGLLRKLGAGIDDFLPSSPMGSSSSSHQNGRLKRILSGLSADGEEGRQVEALIELCEILSIGTEESLSTFSVDLFVPVLVGMLNHESNPDIMILAARALTHLCDVMPSSCAAVVHYGAVSSFCAKLLTIEYIDLAEQSLLALKKISQEHPTPCLRAGALMAVLSYLDFFATGVQRVALSTAANMCRNLPSDAADYVMDAVPPLTNLLQYHDSKVLEHASVCLTRISEAFASSPDKLDELCSHGLVTQAASLISTSNSGSGQGSLSTPTYTGLIRLLSTCASGSPVGAKTLLMLGISGILKDILVGSDISANSAVPPTLSRPAEQIFEIVNLANELLPPLPQGAISLPASSNIFFKGSIVKESPTSSSEKEDITDGNASEVSAREKLLHEQPDVLQQFGMDLLPVLIQIYGSSVNTSIRHKCLSVIGKLMYFSSAEMIQNLLSVTNLSSFLAGILASKDPHVLVPSLKVAEILLEKLPATFSKMFVREGVVHAVDQLVLIGNQNNTPSLASYVEKDNDSVSGMSSRSRRYRRRSYNSNPEGTSVEESKNPASLNIGSPPSSVETPTTNLRTVVSGCAKAFKDKYFPSEPGAVEFGMTEELLHLKNLCMKLNAGVDDQKTKAKGKSKDSGSPLADISAAKEEYLIGVISEILAELSKGDGVSTFEFIGSAVVAALLNYFSCGYFSKGIISDGNLPKLRHQALKRFKLFISVALPSSVDDRSIAPMVVLVQKLQNALSSVEHFPVVFSHASRSSGGSARLSFGFSALSQPFKLRLCRAHGEKSLRDYSSSIVLIDPLASLATVEDFLWQRVQRSDTAQKLSISVGNAESGNTSSGAATSSPSTTTPASDTRRHFSRSRSSVSIGDAATKEPSSQENSTRSSKGKGKVVLEMAQERLRGPQTRNAACRRAALGKDDPMKPVTGVSTSEDEESDTFPVEVNDVWGVEDDDISDDEEDRHEDVLRDDSFPVCMPDKVHDVKLGDSAEDGKPASAISDSQINTASGSSSRAAAVKCSDSADFRSAYGSKGAMSFAAAAAMAGLGSVNGRRIRGGRGLEGQHPFGSSNEPPKLIFTAGGKQLKRHFTIYQAIQGQLVLDEDEDDERCAVSDISSEGSRLWSDIYTITYQRADSQADRSSVGGSGSTTESNSTKSGSSSSNSVPQTHRMSLLDSILQGELPCDLERSNPTYNILALLRVLEGLNQLAHRLRFQIFSDNFAEGKISNLDELILTGSRVPSEEFINGKLTPKLARQMQDALVLCSGNLPSWCYQLTKSCPFLFPFETRRQYFYSTAFGLSRALYRLQQQQSADGHGSTNEREVRVGRLQRQKVRISRDRILDSAAKVMKMYSVQKAVLEVEYFGEVGTGSGPTLEFYTLLSHELQKFELGMWRSNSTWNKSLMEIDGDEKKEGKTAGSTTIDGVMIQAPLGLFPRPWQLNADASEGA, encoded by the exons ATGGAATTTCGGACCCGGAAGCGGGCGGAGGCATTCACAGCTgccccttcttcttcttcttcttcctttgatcCTACAGTTCGCTCTAACAAGCGCGTTCGTTTGTCTTCCTCCTCTGCCGTTGCTACCACCACCGGGACTCGCGTTTCACGGGCTTCCGGTTTCTTAATGGACTCCGTTACAGCGGAATCTTCATCTGGTTCCCGCGGAGGTTCCGGCGAAGACAACCGAACCGTAAGTGAAAGTCTGAATCTCGTCTCCGATAAAGGTAAGGAAAAGGAGGAGGATTTAAGGATTTCGGATAGAGAGACTGATAGGGATAGTGGAGATAATAACGAGAGTAATTCGAATCATCTTGAGGGAAGCTCAGGGTTAAATATGGAGACCTCTGGAGGCGATGAGGATGATCATAATGACAACAGAGGCGACGTGGGGAGTTTGCAACAGAATCTGACGTCAGCGAGCAGCGCATTACAAGGCTTGTTGAGGAAGTTGGGTGCCGGAATTGATGATTTTCTTCCCTCATCGCCAATGGGCTCATCGTCGTCATCTCATCAAAATGGGAGGTTGAAGAGGATTCTGTCTGGATTGAGTGCTGATGGGGAGGAAGGGAGGCAAGTTGAGGCGTTGATAGAGCTCTGTGAGATTCTTTCAATTGGGACTGAGGAGTCATTGAGCACGTTTTCTGTGGATTTGTTCGTTCCCGTTCTCGTTGGAATGCTTAATCATGAGAGTAACCCTGATATTATGATTCTTGCGGCAAGGGCGCTTACTCATTTATGTGATGTGATGCCTTCTTCCTGTGCTGCTGTGGTGCATTATGGTGCAGTTTCATCTTTTTGCGCTAAGTTGCTTACAATAGAGTATATAGACTTGGCTGAACAG TCTCTGCTAGCCTTGAAGAAGATATCTCAAGAACACCCAACTCCCTGTTTGCGAGCTGGTGCTCTCATGGCAGTGCTTTCATACCTGGATTTCTTCGCCACTGGAGTTCAg CGTGTGGCTCTATCTACTGCTGCAAATATGTGCAGGAATCTCCCTTCAGATGCAGCTGACTATGTAATGGATGCTGTACCACCATTAACAAATCTTTTGCAGTATCATGATTCAAAG GTGTTGGAGCACGCTTCTGTTTGTCTGACCCGTATTTCTGAAGCCTTTGCATCTTCCCCGGATAAATTAGATGAGTTGTGCAGCCATGGGTTGGTTACTCAAGCTGCATCTCTCATTTCCACAAGTAATTCTGGCAGTGGTCAGGGATCTTTGAGCACACCAACATATACG GGCTTAATCCGGCTGCTTTCAACATGTGCAAGTGGGTCTCCTGTTGGAGCAAAAACTTTACTTATGCTTGGGATCAGTGGTATCCTGAAAGATATACTGGTAGGTTCTGACATCTCTGCTAACTCAGCTGTTCCACCGACGTTAAGCAGACCAGCTGAGCAG atttttgaGATTGTCAATCTGGCAAATGAGCTTCTTCCTCCATTGCCTCAAGGAGCCATCTCCCTCCCTGCCAGCTCTAATATATTTTTCAAAGGATCTATTGTGAAGGAGTCTCCTACTAGTAGCTCTGAGAAGGAAGACATCACTGATGGAAATGCTTCTGAGGTTTCAGCCCGAGAGAAATTGTTGCATGAACAACCCGACGTTCTCCAGCAATTTGGCATGGACCTACTTCCTGTTCTTATACAG ATTTATGGTTCCAGTGTCAATACCTCTATTCGCCACAAATGTCTCTCAGTTATTGGAAAACTTATGTATTTCAGCAGTGCAGAGATGATTCAGAATCTATTGAGTGTGACAAATTTATCAAG CTTTTTGGCTGGTATTTTAGCATCGAAAGATCCACATGTCTTGGTTCCTTCCCTTAAGGTTGCAGAGATCCTATTGGAAAAGCTTCCTGCAacattctccaaaatgtttgtcagAGAGGGTGTGGTTCATGCTGTGGACCAGCTTGTATTAATTGGTAATCAAAATAACACTCCTTCTCTAGCATCTTATGTTGAGAAGGATAATGACTCTGTATCTGGAATGTCATCGCGTTCCAGGCGTTACAGACGACGCAGTTATAACTCAAATCCTGAAGGAACTTCAGTGGAGGAGTCTAAGAATCCAGCATCTTTAAATATTGGTTCTCCTCCTAGTTCAGTCGAAACCCCTACAACAAATCTTCGTACCGTTGTAAGTGGATGTGCTAAAGCATTCAAAGATAAGTATTTCCCCTCTGAGCCTGGTGCTGTTGAATTTGGTATGACTGAAGAGCTTCTACACTTAAAAAATctttgcatgaaattgaatgcTGGTGTTGATGATCAAAAGACTAAGGCAAAAGGAAAATCTAAAGATTCTGGGTCTCCATTGGCTGATATTTCTGCTGCCAAGGAAGAATATTTGATTGGGGTGATCTCTGAGATTCTAGCAGAACTGAGCAAGGGGGATGGTGTATCCACTTTTGAGTTTATTGGTAGTGCTGTTGTTGCAGCCTTGTTAAACTATTTTTCTTGCGGATACTTCTCCAAGGGGATAATTTCAGATGGAAACCTGCCCAAGCTTCGCCACCAAGCCCTTAAAagatttaaattatttatcagTGTTGCACTTCCTTCTAGTGTGGATGACAGAAGTATTGCTCCTATGGTTGTCCTGGTTCAGAAGCTTCAAAATGCTTTATCATCAGTAGAGCATTTCCCTGTAGTTTTTAGCCATGCCTCCAGGTCATCTGGTGGGAGTGCACGCCTCTCTTTCGGATTTAGTGCATTATCTCAGCCTTTTAAGTTGCGTCTTTGTCGAGCCCATGGAGAGAAATCTCTTCGTGATTATTCATCAAGTATTGTGTTGATTGACCCATTAGCAAGTCTAGCAACTGTAGAAGATTTTCTTTGGCAACGAGTTCAACGAAGTGATACTGCTCAGAAGCTCTCCATTTCTGTAGGAAATGCTGAATCTGGGAACACATCTAGTGGGGCTGCTACTTCTTCTCCATCTACCACAACTCCTGCTTCGGACACTCGTCGTCATTTTTCAAGGTCCAGATCATCTGTTAGTATAGGAGATGCAGCCACAAAGGAACCATCATCACAGGAAAACAGCACAAGATCGTCAAAGGGAAAAGGTAAGGTAGTTTTGGAGATGGCACAAGAGAGGTTGAGAGGACCTCAGACAAGAAATGCTGCTTGTAGAAGAGCTGCTCTGGGTAAAGATGATCCAATGAAACCTGTAACTGGTGTCTCTACTTCTGAG GATGAAGAATCGGACACATTTCCTGTGGAGGTTAATGATGTTTGGGgggttgaagatgatgatatttCTGATGATGAAGAAGATAGGCATGAAGAT GTGCTCAGAGATGATTCTTTTCCTGTTTGCATGCCAGACAAAGTTCATGATGTGAAATTGGGTGATTCAGCTGAAGATGGCAAACCTGCCTCGGCCATTAGTGATAGCCAAATAAATACAGCTTCAGGATCTAGCAGCAGAGCAGCTGCTGTTAAGTGCTCAGACTCTGCTGATTTTAGGAGTGCTTATGGCTCAAAGGGTGCTATGTCGTTTGCAGCAGCTGCTGCCATGGCTGGGCTAGGAAGTGTAAATGGTAGACGTATTAGGGGAGGTAGAGGTCTAGAAGGGCAGCATCCATTTGGTAGTTCTAATGAGCCTCCAAAATTGATATTTACCGCTGGTGGTAAGCAGCTCAAAAGGCATTTTACAATCTATCAGGCCATCCAGGGACAGCTTGTGTTGGATGAGGATGAGGATGATGAAAGATGTGCTGTTAGTGATATTTCTAGTGAGGGAAGCAGACTGTGGAGTGACATCTACACAATAACATATCAGAGGGCAGACAGCCAAGCTGACCGATCATCTGTTGGGGGATCAGGTTCTACTACAGAATCCAATTCTACTAAATCTGGTTCTTCCAGCTCCAACTCTGTTCCCCAAACTCATAGAATGTCACTTTTGGACAGCATCTTGCAAGGGGAACTTCCTTGTGATCTAGAAAGATCTAACCCTACTTATAATATATTGGCACTGTTGCGTGTGTTAGAGGGTTTGAATCAGCTTGCGCATCGATTAAGGTTTCAGATATTTTCCGACAATTTTGCTGAGGGGAAAATTTCAAATCTAGATGAGTTGATTCTCACTGGTTCTAGAGTTCCTTCTGAGGAATTTATTAATGGTAAGCTCACTCCAAAACTGGCTAGGCAAATGCAGGATGCCCTTGTTCTCTGCAGTGGAAACCTTCCGTCCTGGTGTTACCAGTTGACAAAGTCATGcccctttttatttccttttgagACACGAAGGCAGTACTTTTATTCAACTGCCTTTGGGTTGTCTCGTGCATTATATCGTCTTCAGCAACAGCAGAGTGCCGATGGCCATGGGTCAACTAATGAGAGAGAGGTGAGGGTTGGTAGATTACAGCGGCAAAAAGTTCGCATCTCCCGGGACCGCATTTTGGATTCTGCTGCAAAAGTAATGAAGATGTATTCTGTTCAAAAAGCTGTTCTTGAAGTTGAATACTTTGGAGAAGTTGGAACTGGATCGGGTCCTACTTTGGAGTTCTATACACTTTTAAGTCATGAGTTGCAAAAGTTTGAACTTGGAATGTGGAGGTCAAATTCTACATGGAATAAGTCATTAATGGAAATTGATGGTGatgaaaagaaagaaggaaaaactGCTGGTTCCACTACCATTGATGGAGTTATGATTCAAGCTCCTTTAGGGTTGTTCCCTCGACCTTGGCAGCTAAATGCTGATGCTTCTGAAG GAGCTTGA